Proteins from a genomic interval of Sporolactobacillus sp. Y61:
- a CDS encoding GspE/PulE family protein, whose product MKQRLHRRLGEILVESGLISRDQLNSTLEQKNASQKLGSALIERGYISEQQLIDVLSMQLNMPQVHLSNLVIDPGTANLVDQDFARRSELIPYKKSDQDLYVAMANPLDYYAIEDLQMMTGFQIHVSLALPSEIISTINRVYNEEDSVNELLTSMKSRQVEETAVKVEEDDTPIIKVINKCLLSAVENRASDVHIEPREFSVVVRFRIDGELHTYRTFPKEMLSVLVTRIKVMSQLDITEKRLPQDGRVKVSIGKQRLDLRVSTLPTLFGERIVMRLLNTQDLLLKIPNVGFTEEQETLFTKMITRPTGLILITGPTGSGKTSTLYAALNHLNSERENIITIEDPVEYQIEGINQIQTNAPVGLTFAKGLRAILRQDPNIIMVGEIRDSETAEIAIRASLTGHLVLSTLHTNDVPTTIYRLIDMGVDPFLVAASLTGVVAQRLVRRICHDCARETQPTPIEQGLFKKAGMTCPPVMMKGTGCKSCHHTGYLGRTAVHEMLDITSQISETLINHHTFGDIQNLVKNSGGQSMLENGLLKVKRGITTVDELLKIIS is encoded by the coding sequence ATGAAGCAGCGCCTACATCGCAGGCTGGGAGAAATCCTCGTAGAATCGGGCCTGATCAGCAGAGATCAGTTAAATAGCACACTGGAGCAGAAAAATGCGTCGCAGAAGCTGGGCAGTGCGCTGATCGAACGCGGGTACATATCGGAGCAGCAGCTCATTGACGTGCTGTCCATGCAACTGAATATGCCGCAGGTTCACCTGAGCAATCTGGTTATTGATCCTGGGACCGCCAATCTGGTCGATCAGGACTTTGCCAGAAGAAGCGAACTGATTCCCTATAAAAAAAGTGATCAGGATCTTTATGTCGCCATGGCAAATCCGCTGGATTACTACGCGATTGAAGATCTGCAGATGATGACCGGTTTCCAGATTCATGTCTCTCTCGCTCTGCCAAGTGAGATTATAAGTACGATTAACCGCGTCTACAACGAAGAAGACTCGGTCAATGAGCTGCTGACCTCAATGAAGTCAAGACAGGTGGAAGAGACCGCTGTGAAGGTTGAAGAAGACGATACGCCGATCATCAAAGTGATCAATAAATGCCTGCTGAGTGCAGTTGAAAATCGGGCCAGCGATGTGCACATTGAGCCGCGCGAATTCAGCGTAGTCGTTCGTTTCCGGATCGACGGCGAGCTCCATACGTACCGCACTTTTCCTAAAGAAATGCTCAGCGTCCTTGTGACCCGAATCAAAGTGATGAGCCAGCTGGATATCACAGAAAAAAGGCTGCCGCAGGACGGACGGGTAAAAGTCAGCATCGGTAAACAGCGGCTGGACCTCCGCGTGTCTACTCTGCCTACACTGTTTGGTGAACGCATCGTCATGCGGCTGCTGAACACGCAGGATCTCCTGCTGAAAATTCCCAACGTCGGGTTCACTGAAGAGCAGGAAACGCTGTTCACGAAAATGATTACCCGGCCGACCGGACTGATTCTGATCACCGGACCGACGGGTTCCGGAAAAACATCGACGTTGTATGCGGCTTTAAATCACCTGAACAGTGAAAGGGAAAACATCATTACCATTGAAGATCCCGTTGAATACCAGATTGAAGGCATTAATCAGATTCAGACCAACGCACCGGTTGGTCTGACATTTGCGAAGGGACTGCGTGCAATCCTCCGTCAGGATCCGAATATCATCATGGTCGGAGAAATCCGTGATTCTGAAACGGCGGAAATCGCCATCCGCGCCAGTCTGACCGGGCATCTGGTCCTGTCAACCCTGCATACAAATGACGTGCCGACCACGATTTACCGTCTGATTGACATGGGTGTAGATCCCTTTCTTGTCGCAGCATCACTGACCGGAGTTGTGGCTCAGCGCCTGGTGCGGCGGATCTGCCATGACTGTGCCAGGGAAACGCAACCTACACCGATTGAACAAGGGCTTTTTAAAAAGGCCGGTATGACCTGTCCGCCCGTCATGATGAAAGGGACCGGCTGCAAATCATGTCATCATACCGGTTACCTCGGACGGACGGCTGTGCATGAAATGCTGGACATAACCAGTCAGATTTCCGAAACCCTGATTAATCACCATACTTTTGGCGACATCCAGAATCTGGTCAAGAATTCAGGAGGTCAATCGATGCTTGAGAATGGACTTCTGAAAGTCAAGAGAGGGATTACAACCGTTGATGAACTGTTAAAAATCATCAGCTGA
- the pilM gene encoding pilus assembly protein PilM, whose protein sequence is MFGNLSQWFQSHVRVGLTFADDSLRLALLKGGTGHVSAIRTQETALEPGIIVNGILKNQEACQAKLKGLVRKLKANRKQVCFTIPDSQLIVRQFELPGVMTDQDLRNYFFIEMGKKIQLPFKDPIFDFHVLNRAADGTNVVLYAAPETVVRQYVHVLRSAGLEPVAAEFNAIGVDRWIHYIHKAVLPEHRMYARLEKATLSVSILHNDVPLFARQVHLGTRGADSADEAADLYVLNAVTEIDRMMNFYQFSIQKGSGQVAAIYLLNEKREQRTFGKVLSDTVHIPVEPVPVDDEKTGHSIQLSFIPAIGSAMKELVS, encoded by the coding sequence ATGTTTGGAAATCTGTCACAATGGTTTCAGTCCCATGTCCGTGTTGGTCTTACTTTTGCCGACGACAGTCTGCGGCTTGCTCTCCTTAAAGGCGGCACAGGCCATGTGTCGGCTATCCGGACGCAGGAGACTGCTCTGGAACCCGGAATCATCGTTAATGGAATCCTTAAAAATCAGGAAGCCTGTCAGGCAAAACTGAAGGGGCTGGTCCGCAAGCTTAAGGCGAATAGAAAACAGGTGTGCTTTACAATCCCGGATTCACAGCTGATTGTCCGGCAGTTCGAGCTGCCCGGCGTGATGACCGATCAGGATCTGCGAAACTATTTCTTTATCGAAATGGGCAAAAAGATTCAGCTTCCATTTAAAGACCCGATATTCGACTTCCATGTACTGAACAGAGCAGCGGATGGAACGAACGTCGTCCTCTACGCCGCTCCGGAAACCGTTGTCCGCCAGTATGTGCACGTCCTGCGTTCTGCGGGTCTCGAACCAGTTGCGGCGGAATTTAATGCTATTGGTGTTGACCGCTGGATTCACTATATACATAAAGCAGTGCTTCCGGAACACCGGATGTATGCCCGGCTGGAGAAAGCGACACTCAGTGTATCGATTCTGCACAACGACGTCCCTCTTTTTGCCAGACAGGTTCATCTCGGTACCCGCGGAGCAGATTCAGCAGATGAAGCGGCAGATCTGTACGTTCTGAACGCGGTCACGGAAATTGATCGCATGATGAATTTTTATCAATTTTCCATTCAGAAGGGCAGCGGACAGGTGGCAGCCATCTACCTGCTTAATGAAAAGCGTGAGCAGCGTACATTTGGAAAAGTCCTTTCTGATACGGTTCATATTCCTGTTGAACCTGTGCCCGTCGATGATGAAAAAACGGGGCATTCCATCCAGCTGTCCTTCATTCCTGCCATTGGCTCGGCGATGAAGGAGCTTGTCTCATGA
- a CDS encoding RsfA family transcriptional regulator has product MTKVRQDAWSHEDDLLLAETVLRHIREGSTQLDAFEEVGDKLNRTGAACGFRWNAIVRRKYEQAIEIAKKQRKQKKRAEQGARSLRPAPAFPVMETAYLPDPTEIQQLPPAEHVEENPTYENTATLKTGLGLSEVIAYLQTLQQGKTSDGRLERENSALKQENARLQQRIEELEKEVETLQSRQQTVEDDYQALIGIMDRARKMVAFQDQEDHQGATFKMDQNGNLEKIAK; this is encoded by the coding sequence ATGACAAAAGTGAGACAGGATGCCTGGTCACATGAAGATGATCTGCTTCTGGCAGAAACCGTCCTGCGCCATATCCGGGAGGGAAGCACGCAGCTTGACGCCTTTGAAGAAGTCGGTGATAAACTGAACCGCACGGGCGCCGCCTGCGGCTTTCGCTGGAATGCGATTGTCCGGAGAAAATACGAACAGGCAATAGAAATAGCGAAAAAACAACGCAAACAGAAAAAACGTGCAGAGCAGGGTGCACGGTCACTCCGCCCTGCCCCTGCCTTTCCGGTCATGGAAACGGCTTATCTGCCGGATCCGACCGAGATTCAGCAGCTGCCACCTGCAGAACATGTTGAGGAAAACCCAACTTATGAAAACACAGCGACTTTAAAAACCGGATTGGGTCTATCTGAAGTCATCGCCTACCTGCAGACGCTGCAGCAGGGCAAAACTTCAGACGGCCGTCTGGAACGGGAGAACAGCGCATTGAAGCAGGAAAATGCCAGGCTTCAGCAACGTATCGAAGAACTGGAAAAAGAGGTTGAAACCCTGCAAAGCCGTCAGCAGACCGTTGAAGACGACTACCAGGCACTGATCGGCATCATGGACCGTGCCAGGAAAATGGTTGCTTTTCAGGATCAGGAAGATCATCAGGGTGCAACCTTTAAAATGGATCAGAATGGCAATCTGGAAAAGATCGCGAAGTAA
- a CDS encoding prepilin-type N-terminal cleavage/methylation domain-containing protein, with protein sequence MAHHQDGMTLIEVIASIALLSVVILTFAYVFIQSQQFTTMNGDRQTALQLAQKKLSETLAGPLPEQNTSEVPFNPDVPDSWIRIDYRQEPNSAYRTFTFKKLPDSPESDPGRPLMIMVRTYYDREHHYIELYNYYTTN encoded by the coding sequence ATGGCTCATCACCAGGATGGAATGACGCTTATTGAAGTTATCGCTTCGATTGCTCTTCTCAGTGTTGTCATTCTCACATTTGCTTACGTTTTTATCCAGAGTCAGCAGTTCACGACAATGAACGGTGACCGTCAGACGGCATTGCAGCTGGCTCAGAAGAAGCTGTCGGAGACACTGGCAGGACCGCTTCCTGAGCAAAATACGTCAGAAGTTCCATTTAATCCGGATGTCCCTGACAGCTGGATCCGTATTGATTACAGACAGGAGCCAAATTCGGCTTACCGGACATTTACATTCAAAAAATTACCGGACAGTCCGGAGTCTGATCCAGGAAGGCCGCTGATGATCATGGTCCGTACGTATTATGATCGTGAGCATCATTACATAGAACTTTATAACTATTATACGACAAATTAG
- a CDS encoding type II secretion system protein: protein MPHNSRGVTLIELLAVLTLASICFTLIFGIWLSGEKATTRAITENELQADANLVRTRLTEAFYDKDKKPFKLKLAGGVITTRYLDTNGNESGPPIPISNKNLTYTGTPLEIEINKETSELRLDYTVSKNEMSYGIHTTIYFPWAGKSEGENSEND, encoded by the coding sequence ATGCCCCACAATTCCAGAGGTGTCACCTTAATTGAACTGCTGGCCGTGCTGACACTGGCATCCATTTGTTTTACGCTGATTTTTGGTATCTGGCTTTCGGGAGAGAAAGCCACTACACGAGCAATAACCGAGAATGAGCTTCAGGCTGATGCCAATCTGGTTCGGACACGGTTGACGGAGGCTTTTTATGATAAAGATAAAAAGCCGTTTAAACTTAAACTTGCCGGAGGTGTAATCACAACCCGATATCTGGACACGAATGGAAATGAGTCAGGTCCTCCGATTCCGATCTCAAATAAAAATCTGACATATACCGGAACACCATTGGAAATAGAAATAAATAAAGAGACTTCTGAGTTGAGACTTGACTATACCGTCTCTAAAAATGAAATGAGTTATGGTATTCATACGACAATCTATTTCCCGTGGGCAGGAAAAAGTGAGGGGGAGAACTCTGAAAATGACTGA
- a CDS encoding prepilin peptidase: protein MWISFIFEIYITILGLVLGSFYNVVGLRVAEGQSIISPPSHCPSCGRRLTIRDLVPVFSYIFLRGRCRTCHAKISPIYPAIEAATGLLFLFSFIQAATIEEMLAGWLLSSLLMIVLVTDLSHMIIPDKILLFFFILFSVFRSAFPATPWWDPLAGAAAGFVLLALIALISGGGMGGGDVKLFAVMGLIIGIKLIVLGFFLSTFFGALLGGLGLLTGLVKRRQPVPFVPFITLGMLTAFFFGDQLIAAYLDLIF, encoded by the coding sequence ATGTGGATAAGTTTTATTTTTGAAATTTATATCACAATACTTGGTCTTGTCCTCGGTTCTTTTTACAATGTCGTTGGTCTTCGGGTTGCCGAAGGTCAATCGATTATATCGCCGCCTTCACACTGTCCGTCGTGCGGGCGGCGTTTGACTATCCGCGATCTGGTACCGGTCTTTTCCTATATTTTTCTGCGCGGACGGTGCCGGACATGCCATGCGAAGATCTCACCGATCTATCCGGCCATTGAGGCAGCGACAGGTCTGCTGTTCCTGTTCAGCTTCATACAGGCAGCAACGATTGAAGAAATGCTTGCGGGCTGGCTGCTCTCTTCCCTGCTGATGATCGTTCTTGTGACCGACCTGTCGCACATGATCATCCCGGATAAAATTCTGCTGTTCTTTTTCATTCTCTTTAGTGTGTTTCGGAGTGCCTTTCCTGCCACCCCGTGGTGGGATCCCCTGGCCGGTGCCGCAGCCGGATTTGTTCTATTGGCACTGATTGCGCTCATCAGCGGCGGCGGAATGGGCGGCGGTGATGTAAAACTGTTTGCTGTAATGGGGCTTATCATCGGAATAAAACTGATTGTACTCGGCTTTTTCCTGTCGACCTTTTTCGGTGCGCTGCTCGGCGGCCTCGGTCTTTTGACCGGTCTGGTGAAACGGCGCCAGCCGGTGCCTTTCGTCCCTTTTATCACACTTGGGATGCTGACCGCCTTCTTTTTCGGTGACCAGCTGATCGCAGCCTATCTTGACTTAATCTTTTAA
- a CDS encoding type II secretion system F family protein, whose product MPVFDFIATKENGKTKRGRLTAGSRQEALVQIVHQGLTIRSVREHADSIWYRDLSLGSRVRLQEKVIFLRQFATIIKAGVTVADALEILQDQEEKNKYFKSVIQQMASDLREGRTLSQAFENQKKVFSPMIIHMIRAGEGSGRLEESLDHLAVYYERQHQSRQKLSTAMVYPVFVMLMSVGVVIFLLTTIIPMFQSMFAGLGAQVPAITRIILSMSNGIRVFWPVLILVSAGIFLLFFLLKRNKSSKIRLDRAILSVPLVGSLIYKNELSRLLWMLALLLSSSVPVIDALRSIENITSNLAIRRAIHNVAQALDFGQPLSEAFRNERVFPSIVYHMTAIGEQTGMLDQMLNHVAHYYENDVQQMTERLKALMEPAVMVFLAVIVGFIVMAIVIPMFQIYQNF is encoded by the coding sequence ATGCCAGTATTTGACTTCATCGCGACGAAGGAAAATGGAAAGACGAAGCGGGGCCGCCTGACTGCAGGAAGCAGGCAGGAAGCACTCGTACAGATTGTCCATCAGGGACTGACCATTCGCTCGGTCAGAGAACACGCTGATTCCATCTGGTACAGGGATCTGTCACTCGGTTCCCGGGTCAGACTGCAGGAAAAGGTGATTTTTCTCCGCCAGTTTGCAACCATCATAAAGGCCGGTGTGACCGTTGCCGATGCGCTGGAGATTCTCCAGGATCAGGAAGAGAAAAACAAGTATTTCAAATCCGTCATTCAGCAAATGGCCTCTGACCTCCGGGAAGGCCGGACCCTGTCTCAGGCCTTTGAAAATCAAAAAAAAGTTTTCAGTCCGATGATCATTCATATGATTCGTGCCGGCGAAGGCAGCGGCCGGCTGGAGGAAAGCCTGGATCATCTGGCCGTCTACTACGAACGCCAGCATCAGTCGCGTCAGAAACTCTCAACAGCGATGGTTTATCCGGTCTTCGTCATGCTGATGTCCGTCGGCGTCGTGATTTTTCTTCTGACCACGATCATACCGATGTTCCAGTCGATGTTTGCCGGACTCGGCGCTCAGGTACCGGCGATTACCCGAATCATTCTTTCCATGAGTAACGGGATAAGAGTCTTTTGGCCCGTGCTTATCTTAGTATCTGCAGGCATTTTTTTACTTTTTTTCCTGTTAAAACGAAATAAATCTAGTAAAATACGACTAGACCGTGCTATACTTAGTGTGCCATTAGTCGGATCTTTGATTTATAAAAATGAGCTGTCCCGCCTGCTGTGGATGCTTGCCCTGCTGCTGTCCAGTTCCGTTCCGGTTATTGACGCGCTGCGTTCGATTGAAAACATCACGTCGAACCTGGCGATCCGGAGGGCCATACATAATGTTGCACAGGCACTTGACTTCGGCCAGCCGCTGTCCGAGGCTTTCAGAAACGAAAGGGTTTTTCCTTCAATCGTCTACCATATGACTGCGATCGGCGAACAGACCGGGATGCTGGATCAGATGCTGAACCACGTGGCCCATTATTATGAGAACGACGTGCAGCAGATGACTGAGCGATTGAAGGCATTGATGGAACCGGCTGTCATGGTATTTCTGGCCGTCATCGTTGGTTTTATTGTTATGGCTATTGTGATACCGATGTTTCAGATTTATCAAAATTTTTGA
- a CDS encoding type IV pilus twitching motility protein PilT, which yields MKQSLKEWLIEACSRRASDLHVSVGIPPTIRLNGELVSLDLPPVTPSDTESAVQSLLADDQYHKLSKYGELDFSCSIPGLSRFRVNAFRQRNCYSLAFRVIPQHVPDLTSLQLPEVLASLCHRPHGLFLVTGPTGSGKSTTLAALVDDMNKNMRRHIITLEDPIEYLHRHNKCIIQQREIGNDTQSFSKGLRSALREDPDVILVGEMRDLETIRTALTAAETGHLVLATLHTNDAISTVDRIIDVFPPDQQGQIRIQLATELVAVVSQHLFPTPDYSGRRVATEVMINNKAISHLIREKKIYQIPSVIQMNRSAGMQTMASCIKDMLANRAIAAESVEKFLLKE from the coding sequence ATGAAACAATCATTAAAAGAATGGTTAATTGAAGCCTGCTCACGTCGGGCCTCAGATCTGCATGTTTCCGTCGGTATTCCGCCGACTATCCGTCTCAATGGAGAACTGGTTTCACTCGATCTGCCGCCGGTCACACCGTCGGACACCGAATCTGCTGTTCAGAGTCTTCTTGCAGACGATCAGTATCACAAGCTCAGTAAATATGGCGAACTTGACTTTTCCTGCAGTATTCCCGGTCTCTCACGTTTTCGTGTCAATGCGTTCCGCCAGCGTAACTGTTACAGTCTGGCATTTCGGGTGATTCCGCAGCATGTACCGGATCTTACATCTCTTCAGCTCCCGGAAGTCCTCGCGTCACTGTGCCACAGGCCGCACGGACTCTTCCTTGTGACAGGCCCGACAGGAAGCGGGAAATCCACAACACTGGCCGCTCTGGTTGACGATATGAACAAAAACATGCGACGGCATATTATTACCCTGGAGGATCCCATCGAATATTTGCACCGGCATAACAAGTGCATCATCCAGCAACGGGAAATTGGAAACGACACGCAATCATTCTCCAAGGGCCTTCGGTCAGCCCTGCGCGAGGATCCGGATGTGATTCTGGTGGGTGAAATGCGCGACCTTGAAACCATCCGTACGGCACTGACAGCAGCGGAAACCGGACACTTGGTCCTTGCGACGCTCCATACAAATGATGCGATTTCAACGGTTGACCGCATTATCGATGTCTTTCCGCCGGATCAGCAGGGACAGATACGGATTCAGCTGGCAACTGAACTTGTCGCTGTTGTCTCTCAGCACCTCTTTCCGACACCTGATTATTCAGGAAGACGCGTTGCAACGGAAGTGATGATCAATAATAAGGCCATCAGCCACCTGATCCGGGAAAAAAAAATCTATCAGATTCCAAGCGTGATCCAGATGAACCGGTCGGCAGGTATGCAGACCATGGCTTCCTGCATCAAAGACATGCTCGCAAACCGGGCTATTGCCGCCGAATCTGTGGAGAAGTTCTTACTGAAGGAGTAA
- a CDS encoding prepilin-type N-terminal cleavage/methylation domain-containing protein has translation MLKKLRAKSKDQKGFTLVELLAVIVILAIIAAIAVPIITNVISGQREKANYQDALNIIHAAKLYNAENPDDNSLTYDDLKKYLGHARDTSFTVSVTDGEYSITGHAGVTDGSTEQEIVAKSGEEEPESTTE, from the coding sequence ATGTTAAAAAAACTTAGAGCAAAGTCTAAAGATCAGAAAGGGTTTACCCTTGTCGAGCTGCTGGCTGTCATTGTGATTCTTGCTATCATTGCTGCAATTGCAGTGCCAATCATTACGAATGTTATCAGTGGGCAGCGCGAGAAAGCGAATTATCAGGATGCATTAAATATCATTCATGCCGCAAAACTTTATAATGCTGAAAATCCAGATGACAATTCCCTTACTTACGATGATTTAAAAAAGTATCTGGGCCATGCAAGAGATACTTCTTTTACAGTTTCCGTTACTGACGGCGAATATTCAATTACCGGCCATGCCGGTGTGACTGATGGATCAACAGAACAAGAAATTGTTGCTAAATCTGGTGAAGAAGAGCCGGAATCAACTACTGAATGA
- a CDS encoding polymer-forming cytoskeletal protein, with protein sequence MTDKWFRQQKGSVLLVVLLVTTLFTIMGLLLITVSFSHTKQINKEISRTQATNAAEMGLKEFNWKVKRIISENIQFDDKVNLIENLSVSSDDSFPYSYSVDAEMNKQTKRIAITSTGRVNGEQRVITQNKILFAEDSNSDNQINGKSLIYGGSIKRGKNVEIGPPDATNESVDFDSIKQYFKRIRLPSAEPLPDAIRKNEASQSISHCTDNINFVNTVNISHNVVFDKNVMVHGDFNGSGNITIKGDLYIDGTVNLSGNITVCGDVYIKNDANLSGNINFNRNVFINQTANISGNVHVKGDTVIKQDFNYEGGSTWDGYVYVGNNLIRKNDSSGWGQILQFNNTVFVNHDVDLHSNKVEVQFNNGLVVSHDITLKTSANGKIIIHKISDWNSGLNQIDESAEETEYN encoded by the coding sequence ATGACTGATAAATGGTTCAGACAGCAAAAAGGATCTGTTTTACTTGTCGTCCTTCTTGTCACCACGCTTTTTACGATTATGGGTCTCCTGTTGATCACTGTCTCATTCAGCCACACCAAACAGATAAATAAAGAAATTAGCCGCACACAGGCAACCAATGCTGCAGAGATGGGTTTGAAGGAATTTAATTGGAAAGTTAAGCGCATCATCAGTGAGAATATTCAATTTGATGATAAAGTGAATTTAATTGAAAATCTGTCAGTTTCTTCTGATGACTCGTTTCCTTACTCTTATAGTGTTGATGCAGAAATGAATAAACAAACGAAGCGTATTGCAATTACCAGTACAGGAAGAGTAAATGGGGAACAGCGGGTAATCACTCAGAATAAAATACTGTTTGCTGAAGACAGCAACAGTGATAATCAAATCAATGGGAAAAGTTTGATCTATGGAGGTTCGATAAAACGCGGTAAGAACGTCGAAATTGGGCCTCCGGATGCAACGAATGAATCCGTTGATTTCGATTCAATAAAACAATATTTTAAACGTATTCGCCTGCCATCGGCTGAACCGTTACCTGATGCCATTAGAAAAAATGAGGCCTCACAAAGTATTAGCCACTGTACAGACAACATAAATTTTGTAAACACGGTCAATATTTCTCACAATGTGGTTTTTGACAAGAATGTCATGGTACATGGTGATTTCAATGGTTCAGGAAATATTACGATTAAAGGTGATCTTTATATAGATGGAACTGTAAATTTATCCGGAAATATTACGGTATGCGGGGACGTTTATATTAAGAATGACGCGAATTTATCCGGTAATATTAATTTTAATCGTAATGTCTTTATTAATCAGACTGCAAATATTAGTGGAAACGTTCATGTAAAAGGGGATACTGTAATAAAACAGGATTTCAATTATGAAGGTGGATCGACGTGGGACGGATATGTTTATGTTGGCAACAATTTAATAAGAAAAAATGACAGTAGTGGCTGGGGTCAGATATTACAGTTTAATAACACAGTTTTTGTTAACCATGATGTTGATCTGCACAGTAATAAAGTAGAAGTTCAATTTAATAATGGACTGGTTGTAAGTCACGATATAACATTAAAAACCAGTGCTAATGGTAAAATTATTATTCATAAAATTTCTGACTGGAACAGTGGACTGAATCAAATCGATGAATCGGCAGAAGAAACAGAATATAATTAA